The Coffea arabica cultivar ET-39 chromosome 2c, Coffea Arabica ET-39 HiFi, whole genome shotgun sequence genome includes the window TCGTAACCACCTGAAATTTTGAAGTAAAATCCCGGCATGAGTTTCCCAAGTGCAGGTTACATCCCAGCTGTAGTTAGTGGAGCTGTTTCGTGTTGCTGACGGACCTAAATCTTCAATAGGGGATgtacttttttctttgttttggtggGACTTCCTGGTAATGCAACAAAATCTCAAAGGGTCAAAGCTGCCGCATAGCCAATGGTTGTTGAAGGGGTTTTAGTTTTACAGCTTAGTTAACAAATTGATGGAATGGGGCTTTAATTCCAAAACATGCAAGATCATCCATGTCAGACTAATGCTGAAATATTCGAAATAAATCAATCTCAACACCGCTAATGTTCCAAGTCCAGGCTGTTCATAAATCTAAAACTAAAACAGGCATGTTTCTCTTTTGGTTCTAATGGCTGAGCCAGATGAGAATAAAGAAGTATCGCAACACCAAGTCCATGCAGAGCCTCCAATATCTTTTTTCCCTAAACAGCAATTCTACAGctaaaagccaaaagaaaaatgaaaaatgtcgAGAGCTCAATTGCCAACAAAGCTCTTCTTCGCAACAGCATGTTGGGCCAACCACAGCACTCGCACGTACTTTCCTACAGCTCGTCCTGCAAAAGGGTGGAAGTAAGAGAGTTAAAACAATTGAAATTTCTGATAACAAATCATCATGGTTAACTCAGCACTGAAGGATCAGGCAAGCCCTTACTTTAACATTTTCCTCAGCTGCGGCAGTAACATCTTCCTTTGTTTCTGATTTGGCGTCTGTATCATCACTATCTGCTTCATCAgcagcatcatcatcatcgcCTTCCTCAGCCTAAAAGAACAAGTTTTTCCCATTAAGAAAGTGCACGTAATAAGAACATATCACAGATAAAATGTGGAGCAAAAAGAGTCTCTTTTGAGAACAACATTTTAGTCAGGAACTTACATCAGAATCGACTGGGTCATCCTTTGCTTCCTGAAACAAAATCAGACAGGAGTTTGAGATATAAGTTGTCTCTTCATAATCAAATCATCACTGTTCAAATAATGCAGTATAAAGGAAGTCCTATACAGAAATGGAATTCAAATGTACTCAAGACATCATGCAACAGAGGAGAATTAATGAAAAGTacctcctcctctctcttcttttctgcCTCATCAAAAGCAGCTTTTTCAGCCTACAACATGAACATTTTCATGGGTCAACAAGCAGACGAAAGTAATttaaacctttttatttttttattttttgtgcatCGCTTGGGGAAAAAAATTCCACATACATCCTTATGCTTGCCCCATGTCTCTTCAGCCAACTTCTTAGCATATTCAGGATCATCAGATACCAATACATTGTCAAATAGAGTTCCAGATTTCACCTGAAGAGGACATATATTTCCATCCATCAATCAGTTGAATCCAATGAGAAGAAACAATATCTCAAACACTTGAGAAGCAATCTCACCTGCCACAGTTCAATGCCTACATACTTCAAGTTCGGGTAAACATATAGATCTGCATCATCCTTAAATTCTGCATGCATAAGCAACATTCAATCTGAGTCAACTTACACATCTATGGTTTAACAAAGTACATGATCATTCCAAAAAGAGGGCAAACCTGGGTTATCAATCAAAGGTGCCTTCCATTTTCCCTTATAGTTAGGATTCTTGATTTTCTGATACAGAAACAATATAGTGAGAAACACAACTAGTCAATGAATaattacaatcaaacccaaattCAGATCCAACACACCTTGGCCTGCCACGGACCCTTGTATTCTGGATTGGGAATGGTCGGGGCTGTCCACTCaccatcttcttcatcatcccAGTCCTCAGGCTGCAATTTGTAAACAACTCATCAGCAACATCATCACTACTCCAAACAGAGTATAGGTGCATGTTGGCAATACAGGAAACAGGATTCTAATGAAAAATACCTTCTTGGCATCGGGATCGGGAATCTCCTTAGGGATGTCATCATAACCCTGTATGAACAGCAAAAAGTGCTTCTTATCATCATTTTCTGGCTagaataacccaaaaaaaatggcAAACAGAAGAAAGAATTTGTTCACCTCTGGTTTCTTATCCTCAGGATCAGGAATGTATTCCTTGTCATCCCAATCTTCAGGCTGTCACAAAGGCCTAGTTAATACCATAACCACAGCAAAATATCAGTTGATGTTAAtcagaaaggaaatgaaaatgcaattaCTTTCTTGGCCTCTGGATCCTTAATTTTCTTCGGTGGAAGAAGGTCCCAGTCAGAATACAAGCTACCAGTCTGCTTCTCAACATTGTCAATTAGGATGCTGTAAGTGGCATCTGGGCGTAGGATGAAGGTATAGACATGAGTGAGTTGGTCAGTTTCACATGGGACGTCCTTCTTGATTAAGTGGTTTGTTTCGTTGTAGTTGAGAATGGCATGAACTTTTTTGGTTGTGTAGCCACAGATATCTGGTCCAAACATGATACTGAAGATAAAAGTTTTATAGAATCAACCACTGTtgaaggaattaaagaatataCAATGAAAATAACAATGATTTCTAAGGCATGACCTGTATGGGCTGTCACCACCAAATTTCTTTTGATCAACATCACCACTGAGTAGTTTCATGTAGCCACCACCACAGTCAAGCTTCTGTTCATGCTTCACAGAGAATTGGAACACTAAGGTTTTATCCTTGTTGCTGAACTCAGGGAACTCAGCTGAAATGGCATAGAACCTGTAGTCTTCACTGGTCTGAATACCTGCATTGGGACATCAAAGCTAAGATCCAATGTATCCTTAACTTCAAAGTTCACATCCAAAAGTGCACCAAGAATACAGGGCGAAAAAGGTTACCTTTATCATTGGGGTCTCCATGCCATTTACCAGCAGTATAATTCCACTCTCCAGCAGTATTATCTTCCTTTTTCCAATCAGACTTTACCCACCGTTTCTCCCATCCATCTAAAAGTGTTTATCAGCACAAAGCATTTTAGTATGACAATCAAAAAGAAATTGCTTGTACATTCATTTTAGTATAAAAATCAAATAGAAACTGATTTTACATTTTAACAGACTTCCCTTTGGACAGAAAATGATATCTAAGAAAGCTATCTACCAACATTCCTCCTTCAGTCTAGCACAAATGGGGtgtccaaaacacaaaaacaagCTGACATGATTGTACATTATTCTACAGAAACATAGTCGTCCAATTGAAACAATGTGCAGTTGATAACGCTAATCATCAGCAATGCGAAAACAATGTTCAAAGCCACCTAGGACCGA containing:
- the LOC113727781 gene encoding calreticulin, which translates into the protein MASQQRRINPSFLSLCLALGLLFACASAKVFFEERFDDGWEKRWVKSDWKKEDNTAGEWNYTAGKWHGDPNDKGIQTSEDYRFYAISAEFPEFSNKDKTLVFQFSVKHEQKLDCGGGYMKLLSGDVDQKKFGGDSPYSIMFGPDICGYTTKKVHAILNYNETNHLIKKDVPCETDQLTHVYTFILRPDATYSILIDNVEKQTGSLYSDWDLLPPKKIKDPEAKKPEDWDDKEYIPDPEDKKPEGYDDIPKEIPDPDAKKPEDWDDEEDGEWTAPTIPNPEYKGPWQAKKIKNPNYKGKWKAPLIDNPEFKDDADLYVYPNLKYVGIELWQVKSGTLFDNVLVSDDPEYAKKLAEETWGKHKDAEKAAFDEAEKKREEEEAKDDPVDSDAEEGDDDDAADEADSDDTDAKSETKEDVTAAAEENVKDEL